Proteins encoded in a region of the Dendropsophus ebraccatus isolate aDenEbr1 chromosome 11, aDenEbr1.pat, whole genome shotgun sequence genome:
- the CPOX gene encoding oxygen-dependent coproporphyrinogen-III oxidase, mitochondrial: MMSLRAVLRAVRGRLPLPARCGGARAVHAAAPRSSGRPSLLVAAGAAVTAGLLAGYSRLQRAEMASVDPGQELETRVAGLMAPPVTALETLRRNRDDMKSRMELMIMETQAEVCRALEQADGGARFHVDRWQREEGGGGVSCVLQDGKVFEKAGVNVSVVHGYLSAEAIQQMKSRGKEMKMKDGKLPFCAMGVSSVIHPKNPHVPTIHFNYRYFEIEEADGDKQWWFGGGTDLTPTYLNQDDVVHFHQTLKEACDPHNPGLYPKFKKWCDDYFFIKHRGERRGVGGIFFDDLDSPSRDEVFKFVTSCAKAVVPCYIPIVNRHKNDSFSPEEKLWQQLRRGRYVEFNLVYDRGTKFGLATPGSRIESILMSLPLTARWEYMHVPPPESREAEILKVLQDPKDWVH; this comes from the exons ATGATGTCGCTGCGGGCTGTGCTCCGGGCGGTGCGGGGGAGGCTCCCTCTGCCGGCCAGGTGCGGTGGTGCCCGGGCAGTGCACGCCGCCGCTCCCCGCTCCTCCGGGCGCCCGTCCCTGCTGGTGGCTGCGGGAGCCGCGGTGACGGCAGGCCTGCTGGCCGGGTACAGTCGCCTGCAGCGGGCGGAGATGGCCTCGGTGGATCCCGGGCAGGAGCTGGAGACGCGCGTGGCGGGGCTGATGGCTCCTCCGGTCACTGCGCTGGAGACGCTGCGGCGGAACAGGGACGACATGAAGAGCCGCATGGAGCTGATGATCATGGAGACCCAGGCGGAGGTGTGCCGGGCCCTGGAGcaggcggacgggggggcccgcTTCCATGTGGACCGCTGGCAGAGGGAGGAGG GTGGCGGAGGAGTCAGCTGTGTCCTCCAAGACGGCAAAGTGTTTGAGAAAGCCGGAGTGAATGTGTCGGTGGTCCATGGCTACCTGTCAGCAGAAGCCATTCAGCAGATGAAGAGCCGCGGGAAGGAGATGAAAATGAAAGATG gaAAGCTGCCTTTCTGTGCCATGGGTGTAAGCTCTGTCATCCATCCCAAGAATCCACATGTTCCCACAATTCACTTTAACTACAGATACTTTGAAATAGAGGAAGCAGATG GTGACAAGCAGTGGTGGTTTGGCGGCGGGACTGACCTGACTCCGACATATCTGAACCAGGACGATGTGGTCCATTTCCATCAGACGCTGAAGGAGGCCTGCGATCCACATAATCCGGGGTTGTACCCAAAGTTTAAGAAGTG GTGTGACGATTACTTCTTCATCAAGCATCGCGGTGAGCGCAGAGGGGTCGGCGGCATCTTCTTTGATGATCTGGACTCCCCATCCAGAGATGAAGTCTTCAAGTTTGTTACCAGCTGCGCCAAGGCCGTGGTGCCGTGTTACATCCCTATTGTGAACAGACACAAGAATGACTCCTTCAGCCCAGAGGAAAAATTGTGGCAGCAGCTGAGGAGAGGACG ATATGTGGAATTTAATCTGGTTTATGACCGAGGAACTAAATTTGGGCTGGCAACCCCTGGCTCCAGGATTGAGAGCATTCTTATGTCGCTGCCACTGACTGCCAG ATGGGAATACATGCATGTACCTCCTCCAGAGTCTCGGGAAGCAGAGATCCTCAAAGTTCTGCAGGACCCCAAAGACTGGGTGCACTAA